TCCAGCTTCCCTCGGTGATCTCCACCTCTCGCGAGCAGGGCATGCAGCTGATGGATTCCGACCTGATGCGTTTGGTGAAGGAGAACCGGATCAGCGCCGCCGACGCGTACGTGAAGGCGCTGAGCAAGAAGGATTTCGAGCCGCTGCTGGATGCGGAGGAAAAGCTCGCGCAGCAGAAGCGCATTCCGATTTTCAAGCCGTCGGCAGCCATCCCCACGCGGCCGCAACCGATCGCCGCAGTCCGTACGGCACCGGCAACGAGGAAGGAATAGATGGCCCGGATCGACTCCTTCCTGCGACTGGTGGCGGAGCAGGGCGCGAGCGACCTGCATTTCCATGCCGGCAACGTGCCAATCATCCGGTACGAGGGCGCGCTGATGCCGCTTCCATTCCGCGTGCTCTCGGAGGTGGAGACCAGCCGGTTCCTGCTCGAGCTTCTTGCCGAAGACCAGCGCGCCGAGTTCGAGAAGACGCAGGAAGCGGACCTCGTCTACGCGATCGAGGGCGTAGCGCGGTTCCGGGTGAACATCTTCGTGCAGTCGCAGGGGCTGGGCGCCGTGTTCCGCGTGATCCCCAACAAGGTCCCCACGCTGCAGGACCTGCGGCTGCCCCCGGCGGTCAAGAAGCTCACCCTGCTGGCCAACGGGTTGGTGCTGGTCACCGGCCCCACCGGATCGGGGAAGAGCACCACGCTGGCGGCGATGGTGGACGAGATCAACAAGTCGTCGCAGCGCCACGTGATCAGCATCGAGGATCCGATCGAGTTCCTCCACCAGCCCATCAAGGGCGCCATCACGCAGCGGCAAGTGGGAAAGCACGCCGAGTCGTTCTCCAGCGCCCTGCGGTCGGCGCTGCGCGAGAGTCCCGACGTGCTGGTGGTCGGCGAGATGCGCGATCTGGAGACCATCCACCTCGCCATCGCCGCGGCCGAGACGGGCGTGCTGGTGATCGGAACGCTGCATTCGAACAGCGCCGCGAAGGCGATCGACCGCATCATCGACGTGATCCCGGAGGAGAGCCGCGACCAGGTGCGCAGCACGCTCTCCGTGCTCTTGCGCGGCGTGATCTCGCAGCACCTCGCCAAGCACGCCAGCGGAGAGGGGCGCGTGGCGGTGATGGAGGTGCTGCTGCAGAGCTACGCGGTCGCCAACCTGATCCGCGAAAACAAGATCTTCCAGATCGACGGCTATCTCGACAGCGCCTCCAACGACGGCAGCGGGATGCAGAGCCTCGACGCCAGCCTGTTCAGGCTGCTCAAGCAGGGCGACATCACCGTCGAGGAGGCGATCAAGCTCGCGAATCTACCCGAGTCGCTCAAGCGCCTGGCGGCGGAAATGCAGGAGGAGTGATGGATGCCAAGGCCCGCGAGAAGGCGCTGGATCGAGCGCGGGGCCTGGAGAAGGCCGGGCAAGGCGACGCCGCCGCGAGACTCTTCCGCGACGTGGGCGCGGTGGAGGAAGCGGCGCGCGTGCTCGGCTCGCTGCGGCGGCCGCGCGACGCCGGGCAGCTCTTGCTGGAGAGCCTGGGAGTGCAACCGGGGCAGGTCGGACGGCTCGATTCTGCGGGAAGGAAGCGCGCCCTGATGGCAGCCATCTTCTTCGGGCGCGCGAGGGAGAACCAGACCGCAGTGCAGATGTTCATGGCCCTCGGCGAGCAGCAGCGCGCGGTGGAGGTCCTGCAGAAAGCCGGCGATTCGGTAGGCGCTGCGAAGCTGTCCTCGAT
This region of Deltaproteobacteria bacterium genomic DNA includes:
- a CDS encoding PilT/PilU family type 4a pilus ATPase; its protein translation is MARIDSFLRLVAEQGASDLHFHAGNVPIIRYEGALMPLPFRVLSEVETSRFLLELLAEDQRAEFEKTQEADLVYAIEGVARFRVNIFVQSQGLGAVFRVIPNKVPTLQDLRLPPAVKKLTLLANGLVLVTGPTGSGKSTTLAAMVDEINKSSQRHVISIEDPIEFLHQPIKGAITQRQVGKHAESFSSALRSALRESPDVLVVGEMRDLETIHLAIAAAETGVLVIGTLHSNSAAKAIDRIIDVIPEESRDQVRSTLSVLLRGVISQHLAKHASGEGRVAVMEVLLQSYAVANLIRENKIFQIDGYLDSASNDGSGMQSLDASLFRLLKQGDITVEEAIKLANLPESLKRLAAEMQEE